From the Selenihalanaerobacter shriftii genome, one window contains:
- a CDS encoding PAS domain-containing protein, translating into MIIKELLKDYFDDEIDITSNSISILNNLHDDVTCQDLNNRIIWANDTVLNRVNSTLNEVKGEHCYKAFHNLNSPCENCAVVKAQKTGEIEESRVIDPKGRLLLIRAYPIKNNEGKLIGIIDVSLNITKQKRLQEEIECFIVKLT; encoded by the coding sequence GTGATTATAAAAGAATTATTAAAAGATTATTTTGATGATGAAATAGATATTACTAGTAATTCAATTAGTATTTTAAACAATTTGCATGATGATGTAACTTGTCAAGACTTAAATAATAGAATAATCTGGGCAAATGACACAGTACTTAACAGAGTCAATTCCACTTTAAATGAAGTAAAAGGTGAGCATTGTTATAAAGCATTTCATAATCTTAATTCTCCTTGTGAAAATTGTGCAGTAGTAAAGGCCCAAAAAACAGGTGAAATAGAAGAATCAAGAGTTATAGATCCTAAAGGAAGATTGCTTTTAATTAGAGCTTATCCTATTAAAAATAATGAAGGAAAACTTATAGGAATTATAGATGTCTCTTTAAATATTACTAAACAAAAAAGACTTCAAGAAGAAATTGAATGCTTCATTGTAAAATTAACTTGA